ACTTGACCAACAAATTATGATAAAGGCGGCAGAACTAAATGAAAAAACAACTGAAAACTAAATCACTAAGCATCAGACTATTAAAAGGATTCGGCAAAGTAATCTTAGGTATAATCACCATCCTAATTGTGTCCTTAGTAATTACTTTTACGATTCACCAGATAAGTTTGAAAAGTGAAGCAAAACGAATTGAGTCTTATGGTGAGAAATTAAAAATATTTGATGGCGAGATGAATATTGTTGATGAAGGTAAAGGACAGAAAACGATTTTACTTTTACCTGGACAAGGAACAGCTAGTCCTTATTTAGATTTTAAACCGATGATCGATGAGTTGAAGAAAGAGTATCGTGTAGTTACGATTGAGCCATTTGGCTATGGCTTAAGCAGCCAAACGAATCGACGTCGTAGCGTTGAAAATATTGTGGAGGAAATCCATCAAGTAGCCAAAGAATTGAAGCTTTCTAAATACACTTTAATGGGGCATTCGATTGCGGGGCTTTATGCAGTGAATTACGCCCAAGTTTACCCAAAAGAAATGGAAGGTTTTGTGGGAATTGATTCCAGCACACCGGAACAACCTTGGCCTGGTATTGATATGACAGTCTTTGACTTCTTAAAAACAGCAGGTGTTTTTCGAGCGTTAATCAACATTAATCCAGAAACAGGGTTAGGGGTGAGTCAAGATAGTCCAGACTTTGAACAGATTAAGTTACTGACGATGAAGAATATGAGTAGTCCTGCGATGAAAGATGAACTTCAAGAATTAAGTAATAGCTTCCCTGATTCTCGTGGCTTAACCTATCCAAAAAATATGCCGGTTTTATTAGTTGTTGCAGATAATGATATGAATCAAAAAAAATGGCTTGAGCTGCATCAAGATCAGGTGAAAGGTTTAGATAAAGGAAAATTACTTCAACTGCCAGGCGCCCATTATTTACACCATACGCAAATGGAAACAATCGTAAAAGAAACAATTGATTTTTTGGGAAAATGACAGAGTTGAGGAATGACAATGAAAAAATAGTAAAAACAATTCCACATTTTTTAGAGAAGTAAATGTCATGGTACAAAATTTTGAGAAAAGTAAATGGCTAAATTCAGGCTAAAATATTAGTGCCATGACCTATCCGATAGAAAGGGTTTACATCCAAAAATAAAGATGCTATAATAACCCTGAAAACAAAAATACATTTTTTTGTATTTTTATTTTCGAAGTAAATATACAAAATTTTGTACGAAAGGAGAATTATCATGAAGAAAATCGTTATAGGTGGGCAAATCGAAAAATCAGCAATCGAAGAACTGCTACAAAAGTATGGAAAGGGGAACTACGAAATCACCGTAAAAACCGATATCGATGCGGCAATGGCATTAAAAAATGGGACTGCTGACTATTATTTTGGGGCCTGCAATACAGGAGGCGGTGGCGCATTAGCAATGGCGATTGCATTATTGGGCGGAGATAAAACGGCAACATTAGGCATGCCGGGGACGACCGCATCTGAAGAAGAAATCAACCAGAGTGTAACTGCTGGGAAAATTGCTTTTGGTTTCACTTCACAAGATATGGACTTTATCATTTCAAATGTGATGAAAGCGCTTGAGAATAAGGGGGAGTAATAAAATGGCATTAAACATAGTAATCATGGCAGCATTATGTGCTGTAACAACGATTATGGCGAATACGAAAATTGCTGTTTTTAACGATGCGCTAAGACCGATCGTTTTAGAGTACCGTGAAAAGCGGGTCACAAAATCAGCATTAGGAACTACGGCACTGGCTTTTGGAATCGGGTATATAGTTGGGTTTATTCCACAGTCTATTGCGTCCAGCGTAATTATCATTCATGTTGTTTTATTGGGAACAGATATTATTGGTAGCTATTTGCCAGATAATAAAAAATATTCTATCTGGATAGCTGGAGCAGCTGGCGGAGTTTATGGCGTTGTAATGGGGGCGGGTCTAGGAACAATTCAAAAAGTATTTGAAATTCTTCCTTATAATTTCTTAGATAGTCTCGGTCAAGTCTCATCCGTTGTTTTAGTAGCATTTGCTGTTTTCCCAGCCTTAGTTGTAGCCCTTCAATATGGTTGGAAAAAAGGAATGATCACCTTTACGGCAACAGTATTAGCTCAAGTGGTGACAACACAATTTGGTTCGTTTAATTTAGCCAATGGTAATACGATCGTTATTAATGCAAATGCGATTGCGTTGCTCGTTGGGATGATTTTTATGATCAGTTATGCGATGAATGATAAAAGAGAAAGAACAGATTCTCAGGCACAATTGGCAAATATCTTTGCGGAACGAGTAAAACAAATTAAGAAATATTGGTACTTATTTGCTTTATCTGGCGCATTGATTGCTTTGGCGGCTTCGATGTCAATTGTAACGGAATCTGCACTCTCAGCTCCATTATACCAAGAAGGTCAATTTAATTCAGCTGCTTTGACCGAATTAGCTCGTGTTGTTGGATTTATTCCATTAGTTGTAACGACTGGAATTGCTACAGGAACTTATTCACCAGCTGGCATCAAGATGGTTTTTGTGATTGGCTCAATCGGTGCGGCGATGGGACAACCGCTTTTAGCCTTTGTGGCAGGCGGTATTTGGATGTCCATCGAAGTGTTACTCTTAACGAAATTCTCTGTATTGTTGGATCGATTCCCAGGAATGCGTGATGCTGGTGATAATATTCGAACAGCGATCACAAAAGTCTTGGAAATCGCCTTGCTTGTTGGTGGTGTGATCGCAGCAACAGCGATTGCTCCTGCTTGGGGTGGTTTATTTGTTGTTGGACTTTACGTATTAAATGGCACATTCAAAAAGAAAATGGTCGACCTTGCAATTGGACCAGTGGGTGCCTTATTAGTCGGTGTGATTTCAAATGTTTTAGTATTACTTAATTTAATGACACCACCAGGACTTTAAAAAATTTAGGAGACGACAACGAAATGAGCTTAGTAGATGGAATCACTTATATGCATGAACATACGACAATTGATTTGTCTCGTATAAAAAATATCGACGATACAAACCTAAATTGTTTTGAGGAAACAATCATAGAATTTAAAGAACTTTATGATAAAGGCGTCCGTAATATTGTGGACGTTACAAATTTAGATATGAAGAGAAATCCATTATATGTCCAAAAAGTGGCAGAAGCATCAGGTATCAATATTGTGCAAGCAACGGGCTTTTACACTGAAAAATTTTTACCTACTATTGTTACGGAATGGTCAGTTGAAGATTTTGGGAAATTAATGATTAAGGAAATCCAAAGTGGTATCGCAGATACAACTATTAAAGCTGAGATCATTGGTGAAATTGGTTCAAGTAAAGATGGTTGGACGGTAAATGAGAAAAAAGTTTTCGATGCATCTGTGATTGCCCATAAGGAAACGGGTGTGCCAATTACCACCCACACAACCCTTGGAACAAACGGTCATGAACAAGTTCAGTTTTTTAAAGAAAACAATGTTGATTTAGCATCTGTTGTGATTGGACATGTTGATTTAAGTGGTAATCTTGAGTACATTTTAAACATGTTAGACCAAGGTGTCTATGTAGAATTTGATACAATAGGAAAAGAAAACTATCAACCAGATGCACTCCGTGTATCGATGTTAAAAGAAATTGAAAAAAGAGGATTAGCAGATCAGGTCTTTTTATCAATGGACATTACCCGAAAATCAAATATGAAATTTAAAAATGGCATTGGTTATTCGTATTTACTTGATACGTTTGTCCCAATGATGAAAGAAGCAGGAATTTCGAGTAACACAGTTGAAAAAATGCTGATTCATAATCCTTTGAATTTCTTTGGACAAGGAGTGAAATGAACATGAAAACATTTCCTTTAGAAACGATGAATCTAGAAGAAGCAATGAAGAAACAATTTCAAATTGTCGATTGTATTACGAGAAATTTTGAAGGTTCAGAAATCTTAACACGTGGCGATTTAGGCGTTGTGCCAGGTTATAATCAACCCATCACTACGAATAAAGTAGAGAGTGTGTTGAAAGAGTTATTTACGGCAGAGGCAGCAATGTTAGTGCGCGGTGCGGGTACAATGGCGATTCGTCTGTCATTACATGCGGCAAGTAAAAAATATGGAAAAACAGTACTCGTTCACGATGCACCAGTATATCCCACGACGCAAACATCGATTGAGATGCTGGGTTTAAAAACAGTTGTTGCTGATTTTAACCAACCAGAGGCAATTACAACTGCGCTTGCTGAAAATGATATCCAATTGGCAATCGTTCAATTTACAAGGCAAAAGCCCGACGATGCTTACCAACCAGAAGCTGTTATTCAAAAAATAAAAAAACAAAATAAAGATATTGTGATCATCACAGATGACAATTATTCTACCTTAAAAGTACCAAAAATCGGCGTAGAATGCGGTGCAGATCTCTCTTGTTTTTCGACGTTTAAATTATTAGGTCCAGAAGGTGTCGGCTGTATTGTAGGAGATGCCCAATTGATCAAAGCGTTACGTAAAGAGAACTATTCTGGAGGATTGCAGGTACAAGGGTTTGAAGCAATAGCAGTATTGCAAGGGTTGATATATGCACCGGTAGCTTTAGCGATTTCATCTCAAGTTTCTGATGAAGTGAAAACGCGTTTAAATTCCGGTGAAGTTAAAGGCGTAAAGCAAGCCTTTATCGCTAATGCTCAGTCTAAAGTGATTATTGTAGAGTTTGATCAGCCGATAGCAGAAGAAATACTGAAACAAGCGGAAAAACGAGGAGCAGCCCCAAATCCAGTAGGAGCGGAATCAAAATATGAATTTGTCCCGATGTTTTATCGACTTTCAGGAACCTTTAGAGCAGCATCGCCAGAAAGTACTAAAACGATGATTCGGATCAATCCGATGAGAGCGGGTGCCGATACGATCATTAGAATTATAAAAGAGTCAATAGAAGGGAACTAAAGCTAATGCAAGAGGAATTTCTAAATAAAACGGGAAAAGCAATTCAACAATTATCAGGTGAGTTGATTTTATTATCTGAAGGTAGTCGGATGCCTGTGATTTCAGAGTTTCAAGAAAAATATGGGATGTCACGGGGAACGGTTCAGAATGCTTTGAATTACTTGAAAGAAGAAAAAATAATCCACACAGTAAGTCAAGGACGTCAAGGGACGATTTTGACCACGATCGACTACCAACGATTACAAAAAATTGTGATCGAAGGACCGATTCGTGGAACGATGCCGTTACCGTACTCCAAGACATACGAAGGGTTTGCGACCGGTTTATATGAAGTATTTCAACGTGCAGAAATTCCTTTAAGCATGGCTTATGTAAGAGGTTCTAAAGATCGAATGGATTTGACGAGTGAAAAGACCATGCATTTTTCAATTGTATCAAAACTAGCTGCGCTACAAGCAATAGCGGAAGAGAACAAGTTAGAAATTTTTAAAGACTTTGGACCTCGCAGTTATTTGTCTAATCATGTAATGATCTTTTCAAATCCAAAAAGTTCAAAAATTGAAAACCATATGCGTGTGGGAATTGACCATAATTCTTACGATCAACAGATTTTAACGGAAAATGCGACAGTTGGTAAAAAAGTTGAATTTATCGAAGTGCCAAGTCATCAATTGATTTATTCACTGGAACAAGGACTGATCGATGTAGGAATTTGGAATTACGATGAAATCAAAGATCGAAAATTAGATCATTTAAACTATCAGTTTCTTGAAGGTAGTGTCGAAGATGATTTATCCAGTACAGCAGTTTGTGTGATCCATAAAGACAATCTGCTATTAAAAAAAATATTAATGAGTGTGATTGATGAAACAAAAATTTTATCTGTTCAAAAGCAAGTCATAGAAGGTAAAATGATCCCTCATTATTAAAAGGACGATTTAAATGATTGGAAAAAAACTAGAAATCTTAAAAGAGTCAAACGTGATAGATGAAGAAACAGAACAGTTTGTATTGGCTGTAAATAGCTATTTACTGGAACAAAAGGTCATCGAGAAGGAAGAACATTTGGATATGTTTTTAACGCATATCGCTATGGCAGATGCAAGGCAGAAAAAGAATGAAGCTGTAATCAATATGGATGAGTTGATTTTATCTGAGATTCAACAAGATGAAAAGTTAACAGAATCAAAGGCGTTGTGGAAAGAGTTATCGCAGTATTCCTCTACAGAGTTTAGTTCAGAGGAATTATGGTTTATTTATATGCACATTATTAATCTATTGAAGAAAGAGCAGTAAGGGGGGATTCATTTGTTTCTACCGATGATGAAACAAGAAAATCCTGCCTTGATAGACGCAGGAATTTATTTACACCAAACTGGACAAATTCTTCCCGATACTTACATTTTAGACTTAGATACAATTCGTATGAATGGTGCAGTGATGTTAGAGAATGCAAAGAAAATCGGCATCGAACTGTTTTTTATGCTAAAACAAATTGGTCGAAATCCGTTGATTGCAAAAGAATTAATGGCTATCGGCTATCGTGGAGCTGTGGTAGTCGACTTTAAAGAAGCACTCATCATGATGGAAAATCATATTCCTCTCTGTAATGTTGGGCACTTAGTGCAAATACCAGATCAGCTCATAGAAAACATTATGGTTTACGGTGCGGAATATATCACTGTTTTTTCTCTTGAAAAATTAGAGCAGATCAATGCAGTAGCTCAAAAATTAGGCATCAAGCAAAAGGTTTTGCTAAAAGTTGTTGCAGATGATGATCAACTATACGAAGGGCAGTTCGGCGGATTTTTACTAAAAGATCTTGCTGAAACAAGTAACGTTTTTCATGAATTCGGTGCTATTGAATTTAGTGGTATTACTTCTTTTCCTTGTTTTTTATTCGACGAGACATACACCACATTATCACAAACAAAAAATGTAGAAACAATCGAAAAAGCTCGAACTATTATGCGTCAGGCAGGTTTTACAGTACCTGAGCTGAATGTTCCTTCTGCATCATGTAGCGAAACATTTCCATTTATTAAAGAAATTGGCGGAACACAAGCGGAACCAGGGCATGCATTGACTGGAACGACGCCATTGCATGCTTATAAAGAACAGCCAGAAAAACCAGCTTTAGTTTATGTAAGTGAAATATCCCATAATTTTAAAGGAAAAGCCTATTTTTATGGTGGTGGCTACTATCGCAGAGGTCATTTGAATTCAGTACTGATCGATGAAGCAAACACTCGCACAGAGGATCAGGTTGAATCATTTTCAGATGAAAGTATTGATTATTATCTTTCTACCTCAGCGGAACATCATGTTGGGGCAAGCGTGATTGCTGCTTTTCGTACCCAAATATTTGTTACGAGAAGCAATGTGGCTATTGTAAAAGGAATTAGTGAAGGCAAACCAGAGATAGTCGGGATTTTTGATAGTCAAGGAAGAAGGATTTAAAAAATGAGTCGATTTATTATTAATGTTTTAGACAGCTTTGGTGTGGGGGCAATGAAGGATGTGCCATTGGTTAGACCAGCAGATAATGGCTCAAACACAGCGAAACATATTATAGAAAAGATTCCGACGATAACGATCCCTACATTAGAAAAACTTGGATTGATGAATATTCTAGAATTTGAAACAGAAGAATTAACATTTTCACTAAAAGCAAATTACGGAAAAGCGAATTTAACCCATCACGGAGCTGATTCATTTTTAGGCCATCAGGAGATTTCTGGAACGACACCAAAAGAACCATTAAATCAGGCGTTCAATGAAGTGATCGATGAAGTTTTCGAGCATTTGAAAGCCAAAGGGTATCAGGTTCGCTATGTAGGAGAAATAGATGAGCCTAAGATTCTAGTTGTAAATGAAGTGGCTACAATTGGTGATAATTTAGAAACGGATTTAGGTCAAGTTTTTAATGTTTCAGCAGCTCTTGATGATAGTTCATT
This sequence is a window from Enterococcus sp. 7F3_DIV0205. Protein-coding genes within it:
- a CDS encoding alpha/beta fold hydrolase, with translation MKKQLKTKSLSIRLLKGFGKVILGIITILIVSLVITFTIHQISLKSEAKRIESYGEKLKIFDGEMNIVDEGKGQKTILLLPGQGTASPYLDFKPMIDELKKEYRVVTIEPFGYGLSSQTNRRRSVENIVEEIHQVAKELKLSKYTLMGHSIAGLYAVNYAQVYPKEMEGFVGIDSSTPEQPWPGIDMTVFDFLKTAGVFRALININPETGLGVSQDSPDFEQIKLLTMKNMSSPAMKDELQELSNSFPDSRGLTYPKNMPVLLVVADNDMNQKKWLELHQDQVKGLDKGKLLQLPGAHYLHHTQMETIVKETIDFLGK
- a CDS encoding DUF2620 domain-containing protein, yielding MKKIVIGGQIEKSAIEELLQKYGKGNYEITVKTDIDAAMALKNGTADYYFGACNTGGGGALAMAIALLGGDKTATLGMPGTTASEEEINQSVTAGKIAFGFTSQDMDFIISNVMKALENKGE
- a CDS encoding YhfT family protein, whose protein sequence is MALNIVIMAALCAVTTIMANTKIAVFNDALRPIVLEYREKRVTKSALGTTALAFGIGYIVGFIPQSIASSVIIIHVVLLGTDIIGSYLPDNKKYSIWIAGAAGGVYGVVMGAGLGTIQKVFEILPYNFLDSLGQVSSVVLVAFAVFPALVVALQYGWKKGMITFTATVLAQVVTTQFGSFNLANGNTIVINANAIALLVGMIFMISYAMNDKRERTDSQAQLANIFAERVKQIKKYWYLFALSGALIALAASMSIVTESALSAPLYQEGQFNSAALTELARVVGFIPLVVTTGIATGTYSPAGIKMVFVIGSIGAAMGQPLLAFVAGGIWMSIEVLLLTKFSVLLDRFPGMRDAGDNIRTAITKVLEIALLVGGVIAATAIAPAWGGLFVVGLYVLNGTFKKKMVDLAIGPVGALLVGVISNVLVLLNLMTPPGL
- a CDS encoding phosphotriesterase family protein, whose product is MSLVDGITYMHEHTTIDLSRIKNIDDTNLNCFEETIIEFKELYDKGVRNIVDVTNLDMKRNPLYVQKVAEASGINIVQATGFYTEKFLPTIVTEWSVEDFGKLMIKEIQSGIADTTIKAEIIGEIGSSKDGWTVNEKKVFDASVIAHKETGVPITTHTTLGTNGHEQVQFFKENNVDLASVVIGHVDLSGNLEYILNMLDQGVYVEFDTIGKENYQPDALRVSMLKEIEKRGLADQVFLSMDITRKSNMKFKNGIGYSYLLDTFVPMMKEAGISSNTVEKMLIHNPLNFFGQGVK
- a CDS encoding aminotransferase class V-fold PLP-dependent enzyme codes for the protein MKTFPLETMNLEEAMKKQFQIVDCITRNFEGSEILTRGDLGVVPGYNQPITTNKVESVLKELFTAEAAMLVRGAGTMAIRLSLHAASKKYGKTVLVHDAPVYPTTQTSIEMLGLKTVVADFNQPEAITTALAENDIQLAIVQFTRQKPDDAYQPEAVIQKIKKQNKDIVIITDDNYSTLKVPKIGVECGADLSCFSTFKLLGPEGVGCIVGDAQLIKALRKENYSGGLQVQGFEAIAVLQGLIYAPVALAISSQVSDEVKTRLNSGEVKGVKQAFIANAQSKVIIVEFDQPIAEEILKQAEKRGAAPNPVGAESKYEFVPMFYRLSGTFRAASPESTKTMIRINPMRAGADTIIRIIKESIEGN
- the yhfZ gene encoding GntR family transcriptional regulator YhfZ, whose protein sequence is MQEEFLNKTGKAIQQLSGELILLSEGSRMPVISEFQEKYGMSRGTVQNALNYLKEEKIIHTVSQGRQGTILTTIDYQRLQKIVIEGPIRGTMPLPYSKTYEGFATGLYEVFQRAEIPLSMAYVRGSKDRMDLTSEKTMHFSIVSKLAALQAIAEENKLEIFKDFGPRSYLSNHVMIFSNPKSSKIENHMRVGIDHNSYDQQILTENATVGKKVEFIEVPSHQLIYSLEQGLIDVGIWNYDEIKDRKLDHLNYQFLEGSVEDDLSSTAVCVIHKDNLLLKKILMSVIDETKILSVQKQVIEGKMIPHY
- a CDS encoding PRD domain-containing protein; the protein is MIGKKLEILKESNVIDEETEQFVLAVNSYLLEQKVIEKEEHLDMFLTHIAMADARQKKNEAVINMDELILSEIQQDEKLTESKALWKELSQYSSTEFSSEELWFIYMHIINLLKKEQ
- a CDS encoding YhfX family PLP-dependent enzyme, with protein sequence MFLPMMKQENPALIDAGIYLHQTGQILPDTYILDLDTIRMNGAVMLENAKKIGIELFFMLKQIGRNPLIAKELMAIGYRGAVVVDFKEALIMMENHIPLCNVGHLVQIPDQLIENIMVYGAEYITVFSLEKLEQINAVAQKLGIKQKVLLKVVADDDQLYEGQFGGFLLKDLAETSNVFHEFGAIEFSGITSFPCFLFDETYTTLSQTKNVETIEKARTIMRQAGFTVPELNVPSASCSETFPFIKEIGGTQAEPGHALTGTTPLHAYKEQPEKPALVYVSEISHNFKGKAYFYGGGYYRRGHLNSVLIDEANTRTEDQVESFSDESIDYYLSTSAEHHVGASVIAAFRTQIFVTRSNVAIVKGISEGKPEIVGIFDSQGRRI